Proteins encoded together in one Triticum dicoccoides isolate Atlit2015 ecotype Zavitan chromosome 7B, WEW_v2.0, whole genome shotgun sequence window:
- the LOC119339002 gene encoding peroxidase A2-like — protein MSSSSSTRVSQLGAAGLLAALLAAVCLLHAGGAAAAELCVDYYDCTCPDAYKIVQGVLMEAHQSDPRIFASLIRLHFHDCFVQGCDGSLLLDTFDGMESEKDARPNNGSARGFEVVDAAKAALEDACPGVVSCADILAIAAEISVELSGGPGWNVLLGRLDSFTSSKADAENLPGPFDGLDVLRAKFRNATLDDTTDLVALSGGHTFGRVQCQFVTGRLYNFSGTNQPDPTLDATYRAFLSQRCPRNGDGTSLNDLDPTTPDNFDKNYFTNLEVNRGFLQSDQELKSDPGAAGTTAPIVDRFAGSQEVFFSSFVTSMIKMGNIRPITDPSQGEVRNRCAFVNSN, from the exons atgtcttcttcttcttctacccgGGTCTCTCAGCTGGGCGCCGCCGGCTTGTTGGCGGCGCTTCTGGCGGCCGTCTGCCTCCTCCACgccggcggggcagcggcggcggagctgtGCGTGGACTACTACGACTGCACGTGCCCGGACGCGTACAAGATCGTGCAGGGAGTGCTGATGGAGGCGCACCAGTCGGACCCTCGCATCTTCGCCAGCCTGATCCGCCTCCACTTCCACGACTGCTTCGTGCAGGGCTGCGACGGCTCGCTGCTGCTGGACACCTTCGACGGGATGGAGTCGGAGAAGGACGCGCGGCCCAACAACGGGTCGGCGCGCGGCTTCGAGGTCGTCGACGCCGCCAAGGCCGCCCTCGAGGACGCCTGCCCCGGcgtcgtctcctgcgccgacatccTCGCCATCGCCGCCGAGATCTCCGTCGAGCTG TCAGGAGGACCCGGATGGAACGTGTTGCTGGGGAGGCTGGACAGCTTCACGTCCAGCAAAGCCGACGCCGAGAACCTACCAGGCCCCTTCGACGGCCTCGACGTGCTCAGAGCCAAGTTCCGGAACGCCACGCTCGATGACACTACCGACCTCGTCGCCCTCTCAG GTGGCCACACTTTCGGCCGCGTGCAGTGTCAGTTCGTCACGGGCCGGCTGTACAACTTCAGCGGGACGAACCAGCCCGACCCGACCCTCGACGCGACATACCGAGCCTTCCTGTCACAGAGATGCCCGAGGAACGGCGATGGAACGTCCCTGAACGACCTCGACCCGACCACGCCCGACAACTTCGACAAGAACTACTTCACCAACCTCGAGGTGAACCGCGGCTTCCTTCAGTCCGACCAGGAGCTCAAGTCGGACCCCGGCGCGGCCGGGACGACGGCGCCGATCGTCGATCGGTTCGCAGGCAGCCAGGAGGTCTTCTTCAGTAGCTTCGTCACTTCTATGATCAAGATGGGGAACATTAGGCCCATAACCGATCCCTCCCAGGGAGAAGTCCGGAACCGCTGCGCGTTTGTCAATTCAAATTAG